From a region of the Marmota flaviventris isolate mMarFla1 chromosome 13, mMarFla1.hap1, whole genome shotgun sequence genome:
- the LOC139701492 gene encoding olfactory receptor 1G1-like encodes MYLVTLLGNLLIILAIGSDQHLHTPMYFFLANLSFVDTCFTCTIVPKVLVNIHTQQHTISHTGCLLQMYYFMALALLDDFLLAVMAYDRYVAICLPLHYTTVMCPQCCLLLVATSWLCSNLLALSLTLQMAQLSFCASHSIPHFFCDLLPLLKLACSDTQSFQITMFAEAALSGVVPLTCVLVSYAHIMHTILRIPSAGGKHKVFSTCGSHLTVVTLFYGTVFLVYFQPSSSYSADTGMVASIVYTMVTPMLNPFIYSLRNKDMKGALWRLFGLGKCCTTHQ; translated from the coding sequence ATGTACCTGGTCACCCTGCTGGgcaacctgctcatcatcctggccattGGCTCTGACCAGCACCTCCACACACCTATGTACTTCTTCCTGGCCAACCTGTCCTTCGTGGATACCTGCTTCACCTGCACCATTGTCCCCAAGGTGCTGGTGAACATCCACACGCAGCAGCACACCATCTCCCACACTGGGTGCCTCCTGCAGATGTACTACTTCATGGCACTGGCCCTGCTGGATGACTTCCTGCTGGCCgtcatggcctatgaccgctacgtGGCCATCTGCCTGCCTCTGCACTACACCACTGTCATGTGTCCCCAGTGTTGCCTGCTGCTGGTGGCCACGTCCTGGCTCTGCTCCAACCTCCTGGCCCTTTCCCTCACTCTCCAGATGGCTCAGCTCTCCTTCTGTGCCTCCCACTCCATCCCACACTTCTTCTGTGACCTTCTCCCACTCCTCAAGCTTGCCTGTTCGGACACCCAATCCTTTCAGATCACGATGTTCGCTGAAGCTGCCCTCTCGGGCGTGGTCCCTCTCACCTGTGTCCTGGTCTCTTACGCCCACATCATGCACACCATCCTCAGGATCCCCTCTGCTGGGGGGAAACACAAAGtcttctccacctgtggctctCACCTGACAGTGGTCACTCTCTTCTATGGAACTGTCTTCCTGGTGTATTTCCAGCCCTCATCCTCCTACTCAGCAGATACTGGAATGGTGGCTTCGATTGTGTATACAATGGTCACCCCTATGCTGAATCCTTTTATCTACAGCCTCAGGAATAAGGACATGAAGGGGGCTTTGTGGAGATTGTTTGGCTTGGGAAAATGCTGTACTACTCATCAGTAG